One Candidatus Omnitrophota bacterium DNA window includes the following coding sequences:
- a CDS encoding D-alanine--D-alanine ligase, with amino-acid sequence MNQSLEMDKDIFLKRIGVLMGGCSSERNISIKSGTAVAKALKEGGCDVVLIDIHSEDRIKVVERLIREKIDIAFIALHGRFGEDGKIQEILESLDIPYTGSGPKANSLAINKILTYQILEEHGVLVPPHVAFSSQADDYLEIITEKFNGCPVVVKPCSEGSSIGISIITNYNNLNDAVKRAFCYDSEVIVEQYIPGKEFTAGILGAQALPVVEIRPKNDFFDFSAKYESGTTDYIVPAEIDSVLSEEIKDIAQKVHYALGCSDLSRVDFILDKNNKPYVLELNTIPGMTATSLLPKAALASGIDFIQLCLTIVNFSYGEKNKKT; translated from the coding sequence ATTAAATCTGGAACAGCGGTAGCCAAGGCTCTTAAAGAGGGAGGATGCGATGTTGTTTTGATTGATATTCATTCTGAAGATAGAATAAAGGTTGTTGAACGCTTGATTCGTGAGAAAATTGATATTGCATTTATTGCACTTCATGGGCGATTTGGTGAGGATGGAAAGATTCAAGAAATTCTGGAATCTTTAGATATTCCTTATACTGGATCTGGGCCAAAGGCGAATAGTTTGGCGATTAACAAAATCTTAACTTATCAAATACTTGAAGAGCATGGAGTCTTGGTTCCTCCTCATGTTGCTTTTTCTTCACAAGCCGATGATTATTTGGAAATAATTACTGAAAAATTTAATGGCTGCCCAGTTGTGGTTAAGCCTTGCTCAGAAGGTTCTAGCATCGGTATTAGTATTATTACAAATTATAACAATTTAAATGATGCAGTAAAGAGAGCTTTTTGTTATGATAGTGAAGTTATTGTTGAGCAATATATTCCCGGCAAAGAGTTTACGGCAGGAATTCTAGGAGCGCAGGCTTTGCCAGTTGTCGAAATTCGGCCAAAAAACGATTTTTTTGATTTTTCTGCTAAATATGAATCGGGAACAACCGATTATATTGTTCCTGCTGAAATTGATAGCGTGTTATCTGAAGAAATCAAAGATATCGCTCAAAAAGTGCATTATGCATTAGGTTGTTCTGATCTCTCACGGGTTGATTTTATTTTGGATAAAAATAATAAACCTTATGTTTTAGAGCTAAATACAATTCCCGGAATGACAGCCACAAGTCTCCTTCCTAAAGCTGCATTAGCATCGGGCATTGATTTTATTCAACTTTGTTTAACTATTGTGAATTTTAGCTATGGCGAAAAAAATAAAAAAACGTAA